A genome region from Stenotrophomonas bentonitica includes the following:
- a CDS encoding EF-Tu/IF-2/RF-3 family GTPase produces VGIRPVQKTTVTGVEMFRKLLDQGQAGDNAGLLLRGTKRDDVERGQVLAKPGSIKPHTTFEGEVYVLSKDEGGRHTPFFNGYRPQFYFRTTDITGKANLPEGTEMVMPGDNVKMVIELINPVAMDEGLRFAIREGGRTVGAGVVSKIVA; encoded by the coding sequence TCGTCGGTATCCGTCCGGTCCAGAAGACCACCGTGACCGGCGTGGAAATGTTCCGCAAGCTGCTGGACCAGGGCCAGGCAGGCGACAACGCCGGTCTGCTGCTGCGCGGCACCAAGCGTGACGACGTCGAGCGTGGCCAGGTCCTGGCCAAGCCGGGTTCGATCAAGCCGCACACCACCTTCGAAGGCGAAGTGTACGTGCTGTCGAAGGACGAAGGCGGCCGTCACACCCCGTTCTTCAACGGCTACCGCCCGCAGTTCTACTTCCGTACCACCGACATCACCGGTAAGGCCAACCTGCCGGAAGGCACCGAAATGGTGATGCCGGGCGACAACGTGAAGATGGTCATCGAGCTGATCAACCCGGTCGCCATGGACGAAGGCCTGCGCTTCGCGATTCGTGAAGGTGGCCGTACCGTCGGCGCCGGCGTGGTCTCCAAGATCGTCGCGTAA